TCAGATATGTCACAGATGCAGCAGAGTTAAATGCAGGTTGTGAGCAGTAACTGGATTGAATGTAGTTGTATGAACCAAATAGAtccttggaagaaaaaggacaagTAGTACTGTGGAGCAGAGTGGTATTAAAGGGAAGACCAGGTGAAttcatgctttttctccttgcatCTCACTGTCTAAAGAAGGTCTTAAGGTATTATCTTTCCCTACAAATCTAGCCCCCTCTTGCAGCTTTAGACCAACATAGCTGTAGCAACCACTATTATGTAAGTGAGTACAGTGGTGTTGAAGCTGGTAATGCTGTTCTAGTTTATCCCATTCTTGGTTCACTCTAAATGTAACTGATTGTaaaatctgcagcagaaattaTTAGAGTGAAGTAGCTGTTTTGCTGTGATGAGGGCTTTAATTTTGCAACTCACTAAGTGGAGAGAGGCTGCTGTGTCTTAGTGGAACACCGTGAAAACTGGGATGGAGAGGAGTGCAGGTGTGTGCAACCCTCCACTTAGGTACTGTGCACCACAGGACACCCCTTCATGTGGGATGTTAAGTTTTGCACTATCTTTTGTATTAATATAATACCAtgtcatctttttctctttgtattcAGAATGGGTTCTATTCTGCACAAACACTTGGATAGCTATCATGTATTACAGTTGGTAAAGTTAACGCAGTACTTGGTGGTGTTGCATTGCCAGAATCTGGAGCTGTTTGCCAAACTAAAAATGTTACTATTTGGGTAAGTGTGTATTCTTGGAAATGTAGCTATTTAAGTGTTAAACATTGTCTacttaatatttcaaataacaaGCTAAgatgttaaattattttgtttccataAAATATGAAGAAGTAACAAACTGTTAAAAGTATTTGATTCTATTAAACATGTAAATCAGAGGCTAGGAGGTGGATATTGTCTTGACTATAGACCCAATAGTATCTGCTAATAGATatgttctcttttaaaaatagatttttttgctCCTCGCACCTTGGCTgctgaaatataataatattgaACAGGAAATTTTGATTGGTACTTTATAGGAAGAGTAGGTATTAATGTCTTCTTTGGTGTTTGAAGGaacaagtaataaataatacacAGTAAGAATGCCATGGTTGGGGCAAGTGAAAGTGTGAATCAGAAATACTCTTCTTTTGATTGAAGAACTGTCTAGTTAGTTCTCAGGCTTGTACAGTTGCAACATAGAAAGGGAAACCATCTGGAATTGTGGGCGAAGAGATCTGCCACTATTGCTTCTATTGCTCAGCCTCTATAGGAATGCAGTGCCCTGGCTATACATGTTTTTTGTGGATGGTGCCTTCATGTTCCTCAGGCACCTCAGAACCTGGTGCTTTCCAGgacagaaatcacagaaattatGCAGGCCCAGAAACCCACAGACTCCGTTAACAAAGGTGGACTTTCTGCCCTTACTAAGGACTTCTGTGTTTATCAGTAACACTTGAAGCCTCACCAGCTGACTGAGATGCTCCCtgtcttcttccctttttcaatTTTGAATAAATTAGAAGGAAGaagttaatgaaaaaagatGGTAGTCACTAACTGTGTGAATTTCCACCATGTCATTAATATTCTACTTACTTTATATTTGATGTGCAGCTTTTGACttctaaaacagaattttcatgCATGTaattagtttggttttttaaacatttacacTTTGTCAGTACTGAtggtctgtttttatttctgtctctctcccagttttttaaaatctagtgTCATACCTGCTGATACCGCTGCAATAATTCGTGTTCTGGCCatgcttccttcctttcaagTGGAGGAAATCATTataaacaaagcagcagcagttctgccTCAATGCAGGCTCCATCATTTGAATTGCATTGCTACAGCTCTTGTCAAATGGCATCATTATGACCAGTTGCACTGGCAAAACAGTTCTGAGCGATGTGTAAAGCTTCTGCAAAAACTAAATGACTGTGGATTTCAGAGGCTTCAGAAAGCCAACAACTTAAATCTTCTGTTGGAAGAACTTACACATGTGAATGGAGAGTGGTTTGAAGAAGTCCTCAATGAGGAAACTATGGGCATGTGTCAACGCTTGATAGACCAAATAACATGGGCAAATGTGTtacagttgtctttttttctcataaaaacaaaccaccGTTGTTCTTCATTACTTGACAGAATAGCTTCTGTGACTATTGAAAATATAGACAAGGtattgcagtttttctttctatctaCTGTGTCAGTTACTCAGTAAGAAAGGACAGGTTAGTAGCTAATGTGTTTCAGAGCACAATCCACACAGTGTTTCTAAGAGTTTTCTTCAGTGTACCTGATTTGGAGCTCATCTTTTTCTATGTTCACTCAAAGCTGTTTTGCTTCCATGTATATTATTTTGCACTTagatctttttaattttcccttctttattgTTCAGTCAGTCAGTGTTAGGTCAACCATAATCCTCTGCATTCAGCTTTACATTTGACcatcttaaataatttttttttttttttaacaactttaCAAGTAGTCACATCACACGgtgtatatttttacattactcATTCTTGTGGGGATTTCCCCAATAGCCTGTCTTTTTGGTCaaaattactgtgttttcttgccatctttttttttttttttcctccttctcaatCTGGTATTTATATAGATCTTTGATTTTATTCTATGACAGTTTAGTTTCTTTAAGAGCATTTAATGCAAAACCTCTTTAAAAGCTTCTTAAAGTCTAAGTATACAGAAACACTTGGATCATCTACATGAAATAGATTTTAAGTTTTAGCTATAGCTGCAATTTTAatgatttctgcattttttttaatatttttctccaggaaaagttgaccaaaaaaaaaaaaattagaaaatagcTCATCTAGCCTTAAAACTCCTAATTCTAAATGAACTATAAACTCCTTTTTTATTGTAAAGCAATATCAGGGTATTTTGCAGTGACTTCATTTaggatgtctttttttccagatccaCCCCTTTGAAATCtatttcattctcttccttttctctgctctgaATTATGACCCTCCTGCCAATGAAGAGTTCTTTGAGTATTGTATCCAACATCTTACTTCTAACTTGAGTAAGTGCATTAGACAGATATTCTGACACCAAATAAATGAGTATCATTGGAAGATATTATTTGTattgaataaaaatgagaatagaatggcaattttttttaagcaaagaaaaaagtgtgtcTGTTGCTACTAATACtctgcctactggggttaaatcacgacaaaGATTCAGTGTATGCTTGTGTTGGGTTTTCTAGCTTCATTTCAccctttaaaaattactgttcaTAAGGGACGAGCAAGGTATCTTGAGCGTAgtaaaaagcaagtgaaaattcTGATTAATTCGCTGTGCTGTCATTGGATAGAATTGTTGTGGCGTTCCCCAAGGAATCATCATTTGGGGACAGGATACATTTTGTGATTCATCTCAAAGCAATGGCTAAGTTGTAGAGGAAATGTGTAGAgactttgtgggttttttttgattgatGCTGTCTACTGAAATATTGTGGAGTTACCTTTTTTTAAGACTAACTAGTTTTCTCCTGCAAAGACCTGGCAAGAGTTACCTTACACCTTGGTGCAGTTAGCAGAGGTAGTCCTTAATCTGCCTGTGTGTTCATTTAGTACGTTAAGAGAGAAACTTGGATGATTTGGGAGGCCAGGGGGAGAGCACTGCAAATCCTTTCAGCTTTATGGCATGTGTTAATATGgatttctgtctgttttttaaaggttgTTTTGAAACTCACCACTTGGTGCTGCTTGGTCATGTTTTGGCAGTGGCTGGGTATTTTCCTCCAGTTCTGATAACGACgatatttaatgtttctttcctAAGCAAATTGGATGCTCAACTTGAAGGTAGATATGTAGCTCTCCGATGAATTTGATTATGTAGCATTTGGCATAAAATGGAATTGTGGACCTATATATGACTTGAGAAGTAGAATTACTCTTTAAACGATTCAGTTTTCTGGAAGGACCCCTCTATATAATCTAGTCGTTATTCAAGTGCtaaaagggaaggaatgaacacaaatttgtgctttgttttaaaagtacgGACTTGTATTGCAGATGAGAGaagctcatttaaaacaaattttatagTCAATGTATTGCACTCAGTATTTAATAATTCTTCAATTttattggaaataaaattacCTGAGTGTGGTATTTATTACTAGAAGTAGTCACAAAGCTCAAGAAATAATGTGGGATTCTTGTCTGCAAGAAATGAGTCCTACCAGTCTCTTCTCTCTGAATAAGAGACTGAGTGTTTGTCTGCCTGTTTCCTGCCTCCCTACCTGTACGTTGTTCGCTATCAATGTACTGTTGCCATTTTGCCTTCAACCACTTCATTAAAAGTTAAATGATAGAAGAGAGTTtaaattgcttctttcttctgacTTGCTGTTGTTCTTAGTAGTGAgcaaaactgttatttttcatgttttcctcagGGATTTTGAGAACCTTTCTAAGATTCTGCAGCATGAGTTTTATACATGCCATAGTATACAGATATTTGCATCTTTAGTAAAGAATTCAGAGGTAGCCATTTAGTTCAATGTGCTggatttttcacatttcagttcgcacctttttattttgtttaactCAGTCCTGCCTGATACCCTAAAGCAGAGGGTCCGCTTGCGCCTCATGAAATTGAACAGAGCAGTCTGTCTGGAATGCCCGGAGTTTCACATCCCTTGGTTTCATGAGCACTACTGCCAACGTGTCTTTCATAACCGTAAGTAATttaggagaggaaaaactgcCCTTGTTACTAGTAATGGTCTATTTTCAACAGTCTGCTAGATGCTGCTTCTAAAACAGTCATGTTGACACTAGCACACAATAGAAGCTCAGAAAGGTGCGCCCCACTATCTGCTGAGGGTGTGTTCTTGAAAAGTGCAACTGCTTAGTAGTGCGACAGACAGCAAAGCAGTTTTCCCCATAAGAATTAATGTAATAGAGATGGGATATATCttcataagaaataaaatttaagtacACAGAGACTGTGTAGGGGATGGAGGATGGAGAGGCAGGATGAGGATCATTAGGATTGTCTACTGGAGGAGATGGGTCACTTTGATCCCTGCTTCACTTACAAGACTGAACATTTGACTTAAATTTTTCAAGGTGAACATTTTTGCTGCCTCCTTTTGAACTCACTGCTGTCATCTTCCTCAGAAGAATCAAGATCCATCAAGGATGAGAGATGGAGAAGTAGCCTAGTGATCAAGTGTAGCAGCTGAGATCTTTCAGAATAGTGATCATTTCAGAAAATCCATCTAATGCAAACTCAGTATCTCCTCCACTAATTCTCATGGGGGAGATCTGCTTTGCTATCCATTGAACTCAGCTGCTTTATCTCTGAGACTGAAGATGTTTAATGGAGCAAAGTATTAAACAATCTGCAACAGAGAAGTGACAGATAGTGTGGTGTGCCTGTAATAGAtgcaaaataagtaaatatttatttaagtgTCTAAGCatgattaaaagcaaacaaaatccaaCAGGTGAAACCTGAAACTAAAGTGTTTGTAGTATGTGAATGGGAAAAATCCTGGGATGGAAAGTGTGGAATTGAAATTGATGCTTAATAGGCACCTGTCACTTTCCACCCAAAAGATGATCACTTGGTCTCTGAATTATGATGGTATAACACCAGGGATCTGTGGAAAAGCTTTAATTCGGTAGGCTGGCTGTCAAAAATGCAGTGTCACAAAGTgctattttcaaaactttggCTGTGGAAGTTTTGATGTgtgaattctttattttgtctttgtagGCAGTAGCCGAATAAATCCACTGCGACAGCATGTTCACAGAATGCTGACAGAGATCTTGGGAGGGAGCCATTATGCAAGAATATCTGTTCTCACACCATACTACTATGAAATAGGTGAGAAGTTAATCTTCTAAGGATTGTTATGGAGACCTCCAATATCACTATTATCACCAAGATTAGGAAGCCACATGGGCCCAGCTTGTGGCTGGGCATGTGGCCACAAGATactgcaaagaagaaattgctGTATAAAACACAGTTTCTAATAAGTTCTGcataatataaataatgttGGGTATCTCTAATTATGGTTATTACTTAGTTTTTCTAGAAGTAAACACTGTACAGATCaaattctttcacttttttttggtcagtgaacaggtttgttgtgttttcttgcaGATTTTGAGTGCATTctggatgaaaataaaaagcctctTCCCTATATGGCTCAGAATATACCTATGGACGATGTGGAGGGAATACGCTTGAGACATGACATCAAGGTTGAAGGGAGGAAGGCTCTGCCACCAGGAGCTCAGAGGTTAGTACATCGAATTCTTGCACATTAGCTCTTCCAAGCTTCCAAGTTCAGATGAAGTTGAGACCAGGTTTTTGATGCTTATGTCCTAAACGGTTGTTGCAACCCCTaggctatttatttttctgttcctttttccaAAGCCTTATGAGGTTTAGCTTTCCtaggtgtggtgggttgacccagccagtaactaagctCCCACCCAgttgctcgctcactcccctgcagtgtgatgggggagagaatctgGAGGGCAAAAGCGAGGGAAAAAACTCCTGGGTTGCAattaagacagtttaataattgaagagaagaaagaaggaaaaaaaataaacaaaaagggaaaagaaaacaattgatGCAAATGCAGTCACTCACCACCAGCAGACCAATGCTGGAGCAATGGCTACTTTGGAAAATCTCCCTGCCGTTTtcttgctgagcatgatgttatatggtgTGGAGTGGAATATCGCTTTGGCCAGTTGAGGTtccagctgtgtcccttcccaacgTCTTGCCAATGCCAGCCTATACACTGTGGGTGCAGACTGcgaaacagagaaggccttgatgctgtgcaagcactcttcagcaatagccaaaatattggtgtgttatcaacactgttttggtcacagatccaaaacacagcaccatacgggctgctatgaagaaaagtaactccATCCCGGGCAGACAGGGCATTCTTGAAATGTGTTTCATGAGATTGGAATACGGTTTTCCTCCCACCTCTTCAAATGTAAGCCTTGAAAATGCTGGTTAGCTGGTTTTGCCATTTGAACGAAAACAGGTGCAGggaggaaatgctttttctcaaTCATGTGAAGTTCAAGTATCTCTAGATAAatgagaggaaaatgttttgtctaGTTTCAGGgagttgtttaatttttttttttctaggaattGTCAAGTTTATCTAGTAATAGTCTCGCTGCAACTATCAATACTGAACTAGAAATACCACTTCTCACTATTCAGGTAGGACCTGAAAGtaaatgcacatttttgttgtttgcagaATTGCTTTGGAATTTCTTGATTCAAAAGCTTTTAGCAAAGATTCACGTCACCTGAAAGGAGAACCTGCAGTGAAAAAACGACACCTGGAAGTGCTGGGGTACCGGGTAGTTCAGGTGAGCAGTCAGCAATATTTTATGTCCTTTCTGCATTGTATCGATAGTGCAGATtgatacatttttcttgcaACAGATTTAAAGATAGTTTTAATAGTTAAAAGCACCTACTGGGTGAGAGCAGTTTTTGTATTTAGGGGGGAAATTCCAAGCTGTTCTCATAGAACTTGCACCTTCTCTGAAAGTGGctgcagcaaaactgaagtcaaaagGTCTCAGTCTTACCTTACTGCAGGCAAACTAGCAATCTTGACGTAGCCtgagtaaaggagaaaaagtgaaaCCAGAGTTTCAGTTCAATTCACCAAAGATTTCTACACTAGAAAAATATTGAACATACCCTCCTTGAGTGATAGACAGGCATGGCAGCTGCAAGATGGGATATGGATGCTGTCTGTCTGCTGCAGTGATAGTGCTGTGACAGGGAAGACAGTGGCCAGAGATAATTCACAGCCACCAGCATAGAAACATTTGGGTGATGGAGTCTCATGAATGCAGATTCTCCTGTATATATAATTACTCACCTACTCTAATTTTAGCTAGAACCCTTCTTTAAGCTTaagtttggtttgggtttttttaacatgataATCATCTTTTCTCATATTGCCCTGACAGTAAATGTTATGCTACTGATACACCATTCCAGTTTGATACATGAACATTACGAACTATAGTGACCTGGGATTTTTCTCTCGATTTGGGTTTCAAAAGGTGGGAGATGGTGTAATGGAGTTGTCATAGCCTGTATTGCGTAGGCATCTGCTTTACATCTCTGCAACTATGCTGCTTTTTGGAAGCAAACTGACTGTACTTACATGAAGAAGAACCTTACATtgagaaattaatcttttcagtATTAGAATAAGCCTAGCTTTTAGAAGGACACAGGTGATAAAATATCTCCAAGTGGAGAACAACAGATACCAGAGCGCCCTTTCTTTGCGGTAAGATGGTATGTGGCTTATACCAATGTTAACACTCAGTTTGTATGATTCTGTTCTACAGATTCCTCACTTTGAATGGAATTCTATGGTTCTGTCAACAAAAGGTGAACAGCTAGAATATCTGAGAAGGCATCTATATGGAATACAGTGATGTCAGACATGCAGTCAAAAGTACTTTTTATACAAACACTTTATGTACCATTAAACTTCTTGTAGTCCTGGAATACTTAGtttcaaaaatttctttatctgtgAGCCAGCTGGACCAAGGCTTGCCATGGGGCATCAGTGTCAAGAGGTTTAATCCTCAATTTGTTAGGGATTGCAAAAGGCAGGTCACAATGGACCATGAAGATGTGATAAGGATGCTTAAAATCTCCCATTATCTAGAAGCTGTTCTTTAAGTACATGAGTCTgacagttttgccataaaattacattattatCTCCTAAATAAATAGCACAGAGGCTTAGCCAGACATAAAACTGTCCAAAGAAAAAGTTGGAAATACTCTTGACTGTGAGAGAGGAGGCAGCACATCTACTGGAAACTATGTCTGTCCTCCAGCATGTGACAGAATGAGCAATAGGGATCAAACAGTATCTGTACTGTGAAACCAAGAAACTGAAATGGAGGTTTACTAAGAATAGGACTGCTATTACAGCCGTTCTGTTTCCATCTTCCAGAACAGAGGTACTGTGGGTGACTGTGTCGGGGGAGGGTGTTGTGCGCTGAGGAAcctccagctgcttctcctaCCCTGTGATGTGGCGTGTGCAGAAGAAGTATGGCTTGAGCCTTCTGGAACACCTTCACATACTTAAGAGACAGACTAGTTCTAGGGGTCTGGCAGGCACCCAGACCCTTGAAACACCTGTACTCCAGTTAAATGCAACTTGGAAGGGATACCTGAAAGAGTTATACAAGATAAGGAGAAAATAATGCTTATGTCAGACATAGGCACTTACTAGCAACTGGATAATTCATGAAATGTATTATTACGGCATTATGCATTGGACTAGCTCTTGCTAATAGAAATAGAACAAAATTAGACAAACCATCTAACCTGCCTGTTCTGTAAATAAGACAGTGtacaaaagagcaaaattagGCTGAAAATTGAAACCGAGAATCAAGACCAAGAAAAGTCTTCAGAGGGTGACAACCACCTTGGTTACTGGTAGTGAAAAACATTGCTGGTTTATTTATCATGTTTGAAAACCATCTGCCAGTTACCAGGCTTCCTGTGATCATGCTCAGCCAGGGTTTGTGTCAGGAGGCATAAGATACTGAGATGTAGAAGGAAAAAGTGGAACAGCCAGGAGAATGTTCATTTTAGAGCAGTAACTGCAGAGTGGTCATACTTCTGCAAATCAGCCCATTTTCAGAGGCAGCCATGTTGTGACTACAGCTGCCATTACCTCATGACGACTGCTAGCTGTGCCTATCTAGCTCACACACAcaatgtgtgtgttttcttgccttttatgGTAGAAGCAAAAGACATTCTTTTTATCACTTCCTTTGAAACCTGGCAGAGGTaagcagctgcatttctgaattGACCGTTATGCACCTggctgtcacttttttttttactactcaGTAgtagaagaagaaatttttattgACAGAATACAAATCAGGACACTACTGAAAAGCCAGGAAAAACCAACAGAACTGATCTAAGCTGCAAGGTGCTTTCCTCCTGAGGCAGCCCTCACGTTTGTGGGATGACTGAAAAAACTACTAGATGGTTGTCTGCTTGTGGTATCAAACGGACAAGGGCTCCAAGACGTAGAAGACAAGTGCTTTGAGGAAATGTCATTGAAGGCACAGCACATAGAAAGACGACGTGCACATTCTCTTTTGTATAAAATGGAGAAGACAATCATAAATATAGGCTAGGATCGCAGAAGGTGGGCGACAAGTCAGAGCGCTCTTGCCTGTACAGACAGCCTTCAAGTAGCGACCTTGGAGTGTAAGAAAGGTGGCAGTGGCTGTAGCTGAAGTGAGCAGTCATGGGTGGTCATGTGTTTGAGCTGAACCCTGCTTTTCAGGTATCCAGCAGTCACTCTGTGCCAAGCCAGGTATCTTCAAGTCACGTATGGATAAAGTTACAAGTATGCACAATGGGAAGAGGATTAAAACTTGCTATGAGTGGATTCAGAAAGGGtatctgagaaaagcaaaatataagagtatttcagaaaaatgtgctgcttttgaTCCTTTACAGTCattctttctaaattaaatcAGCAAGTGTTAGAGCAGATGGGCTGGTGTAAACCAGTGATTTAACTGGAGCCAATGAAAAGATGCTAAGAACAGCTGAAGATTTGGGTACtaaaggggaaaacagaagcGATGTCCCACAGATAAGTACTGGTGTACAGTAACATACTGAAATGAGCTATGATGGGTGTGCCTTTGCCATATTGTTTACTTCTGTCTCCTAGGAAGGCAATGCAGGGGTCATTTGATAGTTGGAATTGCTATTCAGTCAGGTGTGGTGggctgcttttccagttttcctgcTACATCAGTTGTAATTACATTTAGATTTATCACATCCTTTAGATTTATGACACCCTCTTTACTCAATGGAGAAATCCTTTGAAGAGATACTCTATAAAAATGGTGGGCATGCTCTGCTTTAAGAAAACTGAGTGCTCTGTTTTGGGCAAAGGCTGTACTAAGAAGTCTGTGTCCTGTCAATATGATAGTGATGATGAGCTGATCACTGAAAGAGACACCATCAAGTGATActtttatagttttaaaaacGAAGTTTAATTGTTAAAAGTTTCAACATCAAAATGCATCAATTCTTTATTAGATGGAAAAGTCCTCTCTGCCGTAGGAATCTGCTGCTTATCAATTCTTCTAGGACTTTTTCATGAATGCTTGTTCATGGCCTCAGATCTCTGAGAAAAACTTCCATAAAATACTTGCTTTcgaaataaatataaaagcataaaaaagtggaaaatcCTGGTTGCCAGAAGCCTAAACATAGTAGGTGAAACAGTAGAGCTATTAACCTTGTGACCTACTCTCTCTTTCCTCGCATCTGGCTACTAGTACAGCTTTGGCTGACATGATTGGCATTTCTTAGGCCACATAGTATTAGGccacttttgttttcaatatgCGCTTCAATTCCaggctaaattatttttagaaggctctaatgaaaatattttcaagatatGGCTGAACGCAGGATTTACATACGTTGCTGAAGGGGGAAATCAGGCTGTACAAACAGCCAGTTAGAATAAAATTAGCTACCTACTAGTTAACAATTCATGGGCATTGTTTGGAGGATAAGCCACCAATATCCTGGATTGTCTGAGTGTAAGGAAGCCTAACTAGTTTTACTGGCAATTTCACAGAGTGAAAAATGGAGTTCTCTCTGAAATCTTCATTTATTCTAATCAATGTTAATTAGAATTCTTCAGGATTTTAAACATTGGCAAAAATTCAGTTGTTGGTTAGCTAGTAAATATCTTAAGACTTGGACAGACAGATGAACTGTTTAACAGTTAACAGTATAACTAGTATGCTGCTACAAAACTCTGTACAATTTGAGGACATTTTcatgcaacaaaaccaaagagcCTATTGAAACTCCCTCCCCCTATCACATTTTCCAGCATTTTGTTTACAGTTTTGATAATTTGAAGAGGTTTAAGCGTGTAGCCAGGGAGGAGGCTCCAGTAGCATATCGGATCTCTTTCAGGATGCCAATCCATTCCTTCTTTTCATCATCATACCTGCAATTAACAAAATAAGGTCAGAACATGGCTTCTTAAAATTTGAGTTTGATGCTTCATCACACAtacatgaaaaggaagataGTCCACATGTTGCAAAGGCTTGTAGCAACCATGTGCTGAGGGATGCCACAAAAGGCTGCCTTTGTCCtctagaacagaacagaacagaaagatgtTCTTGCGCATGCGAGTTGTCCTTTTCCTGGTCCCTAAAGCTTGTTGCTGGCCTGTGTCATACTTTAATGACTCCTATAAAAGCTTCCTCCTTGTCTTAAGTATGCCTTCTGAATTCCTTCAGATTCTTACATATAAAGGTGGTTTTTCTGGGTATCCTTCCTGTCCTTCTGCCAGTTAAAACTCCTGAATTTACCTTAGCAACTGAAGAGTCACCGCAGAGATGTGATGTTTCATCACTGCTACCGtgatttagattaaaaaaaaaaaaaatctaggagATAGGGATTTCTGATTCTCTTGGAACAATTACTCATTTGcctatgtcgtggtttaaccccagccggcagctaagcaccacacagccgctcgctcactgcccccccacccctggaatgggggagagaatcaggaaaaaaaactcgtgagttgagataaagacagtttaataggacagaaaggaatgaaaaacaatgataatgataataataatatgacaatagcaatactaaaagaattaaactatacaaagcaagtggtgcacaatgcaattgctcaccactcgtagaccgatgcccagttagttcccgagccacgatccccctcccagccagctcccccagtttatatactgggcatgatgtcatatggtatggaatggcctctttggccagtttgggtcagctgtcctggcggtgtcccctcccagcttcttgtgcccctccagccttcttgctggctgggcacgagaagctgaaaaatccttgacttagtataaacactacttagcaacaacta
The window above is part of the Gymnogyps californianus isolate 813 chromosome 7, ASM1813914v2, whole genome shotgun sequence genome. Proteins encoded here:
- the FASTKD1 gene encoding FAST kinase domain-containing protein 1, mitochondrial isoform X2 is translated as MTFRLSLPALSKFALCLCKQCRHFSPVIGKVAHIVDMKLDSIQDIRILSVLMISISDVISQSFRDRLLHKAGQLLEEKDEVHFNYAKRILQFLQNVKLRYHPLLEKCNKIFLKSASRLDIHSISLIFGLYEQLGFDNAEFRLVAKQLLSETIDDYYDPETFAKLFFTLGPMAGSKERERLLVTAMHMAEEFSSHQVLVILKTMQKMKCRNSHLLKKMGSILHKHLDSYHVLQLVKLTQYLVVLHCQNLELFAKLKMLLFGFLKSSVIPADTAAIIRVLAMLPSFQVEEIIINKAAAVLPQCRLHHLNCIATALVKWHHYDQLHWQNSSERCVKLLQKLNDCGFQRLQKANNLNLLLEELTHVNGEWFEEVLNEETMGMCQRLIDQITWANVLQLSFFLIKTNHRCSSLLDRIASVTIENIDKIHPFEIYFILFLFSALNYDPPANEEFFEYCIQHLTSNLSCFETHHLVLLGHVLAVAGYFPPVLITTIFNVSFLSKLDAQLEVLPDTLKQRVRLRLMKLNRAVCLECPEFHIPWFHEHYCQRVFHNRSSRINPLRQHVHRMLTEILGGSHYARISVLTPYYYEIDFECILDENKKPLPYMAQNIPMDDVEGIRLRHDIKVEGRKALPPGAQRIALEFLDSKAFSKDSRHLKGEPAVKKRHLEVLGYRVVQIPHFEWNSMVLSTKGEQLEYLRRHLYGIQ
- the FASTKD1 gene encoding FAST kinase domain-containing protein 1, mitochondrial isoform X1 — encoded protein: MLCLRQVCLFTLRHYQARTLSSDLLLSQINSCTHEDEVFSLVGRNKARLSEKHVGIALNMLWQLQKKRPLLLRTSDYIRNHSQFLTLCVLAENKVEHMEDEAIVDTLYSILRLNVEDHDSLAEVLVTEAWKRLERLSLPALSKFALCLCKQCRHFSPVIGKVAHIVDMKLDSIQDIRILSVLMISISDVISQSFRDRLLHKAGQLLEEKDEVHFNYAKRILQFLQNVKLRYHPLLEKCNKIFLKSASRLDIHSISLIFGLYEQLGFDNAEFRLVAKQLLSETIDDYYDPETFAKLFFTLGPMAGSKERERLLVTAMHMAEEFSSHQVLVILKTMQKMKCRNSHLLKKMGSILHKHLDSYHVLQLVKLTQYLVVLHCQNLELFAKLKMLLFGFLKSSVIPADTAAIIRVLAMLPSFQVEEIIINKAAAVLPQCRLHHLNCIATALVKWHHYDQLHWQNSSERCVKLLQKLNDCGFQRLQKANNLNLLLEELTHVNGEWFEEVLNEETMGMCQRLIDQITWANVLQLSFFLIKTNHRCSSLLDRIASVTIENIDKIHPFEIYFILFLFSALNYDPPANEEFFEYCIQHLTSNLSCFETHHLVLLGHVLAVAGYFPPVLITTIFNVSFLSKLDAQLEVLPDTLKQRVRLRLMKLNRAVCLECPEFHIPWFHEHYCQRVFHNRSSRINPLRQHVHRMLTEILGGSHYARISVLTPYYYEIDFECILDENKKPLPYMAQNIPMDDVEGIRLRHDIKVEGRKALPPGAQRIALEFLDSKAFSKDSRHLKGEPAVKKRHLEVLGYRVVQIPHFEWNSMVLSTKGEQLEYLRRHLYGIQ